A section of the Budorcas taxicolor isolate Tak-1 chromosome 17, Takin1.1, whole genome shotgun sequence genome encodes:
- the OAS2 gene encoding LOW QUALITY PROTEIN: 2'-5'-oligoadenylate synthase 2 (The sequence of the model RefSeq protein was modified relative to this genomic sequence to represent the inferred CDS: inserted 2 bases in 1 codon; substituted 1 base at 1 genomic stop codon), which produces MGSWESHLYEQPSEKLEEFIQNYLRPSEDCQKDIDQSVDTICAVLQEPCQSLTVTGVAKGGSYGRRTVLRGNSDGTLVVFFRDLEQFQDQEKRQYELLGKIWAQMKHCESTLNLAAKMELQNTNRTSRVTVQLSTKQQSITFNVLPAFNALGLGEKSSPWSYRELKRSLDMVKARPGEFSVCFTELQEKFFSNYPSKLKDLILLVKHWFQKCQEKLINSSPLPPYALELLTIYAWEQGCGAEDFDMAEGVRTVLRLIEKQKQXCVYWSVNYSFGDETVRNILLSQLQAPRPVILDPTDPTYNVSTDNTCWLLLKQEAQNWLHSLRENESPGPSWNVLEKHIDPHMSGHTCKVPPSHKGGSTAKGTALKTGSDASLVVFADSLKSYTSLKNESCNIIKEIHEQLEACQQQKDFEVKFEISKWXPPWVLSFTLKSKVLNESVDFDVLPAFNALGELKSGSTPSPRTYAELIYLYKPSDVFLRGEFSACFTKLQRNFVRSLPPKLKDLIRLVKHWYKGCESKLKQKGSLPPKYTLELLTIYAWEKGSGAQDFDTAEGFRTVLELVIKYQHLCVFWTVNYSFDDEILRNFLLTQIQRTRPVILDSADPTGDVGGGDRWCWHLLAKEATEWLSSLCFKDKSGCPIQPWKVPKKVI; this is translated from the exons ATGGGCAGCTGGGAGTCCCATCTCTATGAACAGCCTTCTGAGAAACTGGAGGAGTTTATCCAGAACTACCTGAGGCCCTCTGAAGACTGTCAGAAAGACATCGACCAGTCAGTGGACACCATCTGTGCAGTCCTGCAGGAACCCTGCCAGTCCCTCACCGTGACAGGGGTGGCCAAA GGCGGCTCCTACGGCCGGAGAACGGTCTTGAGAGGCAACTCCGATGGTACCCTTGTCGTCTTCTTCCGGGACCTTGAGCAATTCCAGGACCAGGAAAAAAGACAATATGAACTCCTTGGCAAAATCTGGGCACAGATGAAGCACTGTGAGTCCACGCTGAATCTGGCAGCCAAGATGGAGCTCCAGAACACCAATAGGACCTCCAGGGTCACTGTCCAGCTTTCCACAAAACAGCAGAGCATCACTTTCAACGTGCTGCCTGCCTTCAACGCTCTGG GCTTAGGTGAGAAGTCTAGCCCCTGGAGCTATCGAGAGCTCAAAAGATCCTTGGATATGGTGAAAGCCAGGCCCGGTGAGTTCTCAGTCTGCTTCACGGAACTCCAGGAGAAGTTTTTTAGCAACTATCCCAGCAAACTAAAGGATTTGATCCTCTTGGTGAAGCACTGGTTTCAAAAG TGCCAGGAAAAGCTGATCAATTCCTCCCCGCTGCCTCCATATGCCCTGGAGCTGCTTACGATCTACGCCTGGGAACAGGGGTGTGGAGCGGAGGACTTCGATATGGCTGAAGGTGTCAGGACTGTTCTGAGGCTCATCGAGAAGCAGAAGCA CTGTGTCTACTGGTCAGTCAACTACAGCTTTGGAGATGAGACTGTCCGCAACATCCTGCTGAGCCAGCTCCAAGCCCCGAG GCCAGTAATCTTGGATCCAACTGACCCAACCTATAATGTGAGCACGGATAACACCTGCTGGCTACTGCTAAAACAAGAAGCTCAAAACTGGTTGCATTCTCTCAGGGAGAACGAGTCACCCGGACCATCTTGGAATGTTCTG gAGAAGCACATCGATCCGCACATGTCTGGTCATACCTGCAAGGTCCCACCCTCGCATAAG GGGGGGTCGACTGCGAAAGGCACAGCTCTGAAGACTGGCTCTGATGCCAGCCTCGTAGTGTTCGCAGACTCGCTGAAAAGCTACACCTCCCTAAAAAATGAGAGCTGCAACATCATCAAGGAAATCCATGAGCAGCTGGAAGCCTGTCAGCAGCAGAAGGATTTTGAAGTGAAGTTTGAGATTTCAAAATGGTAGCCTCCCTGGGTGCTGAGCTTCACTCTGAAATCCAAAGTCCTCAATGAAAGTGTTGACTTTGATGTGCTGCCTGCATTTAATGCCCTGG GTGAACTGAAGTCTGGCTCCACACCCAGCCCCAGGACCTATGCTGAACTCATCTATTTGTACAAACCTTCTGATGTTTTCCTGAGGGGAGAGTTTTCTGCATGTTTCACGAAGCTACAGCGCAATTTTGTTCGCTCCCTGCCCCCAAAACTGAAGGATTTAATCCGCCTGGTGAAGCACTGGTACAAAGGG TGTGAAAGCAAGTTGAAGCAAAAGGGGTCTCTGCCCCCTAAGTACACCTTGGAGCTGCTCACCATCTACGCCTGGGAGAAGGGGAGTGGGGCACAGGATTTTGACACAGCTGAAGGTTTCCGGACAGTCCTAGAGTTGGTCATAAAATATCAGCATCTCTGCGTCTTCTGGACGGTCAACTACAGTTTTGATGATGAGATTCTGAGGAACTTCCTCCTGACCCAGATCCAGAGAACCAG GCCTGTGATCTTGGACTCAGCCGATCCTACTGGCGACGTGGGTGGAGGGGACCGTTGGTGTTGGCATCTTCTAGCGAAAGAAGCGACTGAATGGTTGTCTTCTCTCTGCTTCAAAGATAAGTCGGGATGTCCCATACAACCGTGGAAAGTGCCCAAAAAAGTCATCTAA